From Oryza sativa Japonica Group chromosome 4, ASM3414082v1, one genomic window encodes:
- the LOC4335831 gene encoding G-type lectin S-receptor-like serine/threonine-protein kinase At2g19130 — MLLPCHVLLGLLLLSLHTPASSAAATDTVSPGHSLAGSDRLVSNNSKFALGFFKPGNESSYTNHNSYLGIWFNKVSKLTPLWTANGENPVVDPTSPELAISGDGNLAILDHATKSIIWSTRANITTNDTIAVLLNNGNLVLRSSSNSSNIFWQSFDYPTDTLFAGAKIGWDKVTGMNRRLVSRKSSVDQAPGIFSLELGLNGEGHLLWNSTVAYWSSGDWNGRYFGLAPEMIGDVMPNFTFVHNDKEAYFTYTLYDDTAIVHAGLDVFGIGFVGMWLEGNQEWFKNYRQPVVHCDVYAVCGPFTICDDNKDLFCDCMKGFSVRSPKDWELDDQTGGCIRNTPLSCGSSKDRTSLTDKFYPMQSIRLPHNAENVQAATSGDECSQVCLSNCSCTAYSYGKDGCSIWHDELYNVKQLSDASSDRNGGVLYIRLAAKELPGSEKKKNRNISGFAIGASTATLFLMILLLILWRRKGKWFTRTLQKPEGGIGVVAFRYINLQRATKAFSEKLGGGSFGSVFKGYLGNSTIAVKRLDGAYQGEKQFRAEVNSIGIIQHINLVKLIGFCCEGDNRLLVYEYMPNRSLDVCLFEANDIVLDWTTRYQVATGVARGLAYLHNSCRDCIIHCDIKPENILLDASYVPKIADFGMAKILGREFSRAMTTMRGTIGYMAPEWISGTVVTSKVDVYSYGMVLFEIISGRRNSSHECFRDGDYSFFFPMQVARKLLNGDIGSLVDASLKGDMNLVEVERACKIACWCIQDNEFDRPTMAEVVQALEGLLELDMPPLPRLLSAITGDSHSVTPQYFDSV; from the coding sequence ACCCCGTTGTGGACCGCCAATGGCGAGAATCCAGTGGTGGACCCCACTTCACCGGAGCTCGCAATCTCCGGTGATGGAAACCTGGCCATCCTGGATCATGCCACCAAATCCATCATATGGTCTACCCGTGCCAACATCACAACCAATGACACCATTGCCGTGCTTCTGAACAATGGCAACCTTGTCCTACGAAGCTCCTCAAACTCATCCAACATTTTCTGGCAGAGCTTCGACTACCCAACAGATACACTTTTCGCTGGTGCAAAGATTGGCTGGGACAAGGTCACCGGCATGAACCGCCGTCTTGTTTCCAGGAAAAGTTCGGTTGATCAGGCTCCTGGTATATTTTCCTTGGAGTTAGGGCTCAATGGGGAGGGTCATCTGCTATGGAACTCAACTGTGGCGTATTGGTCCAGTGGGGACTGGAACGGTCGATACTTCGGCCTAGCGCCAGAGATGATAGGCGATGTCATGCCAAATTTCACATTTGTCCACAATGACAAAGAGGCCTACTTCACATACACCTTGTATGATGACACGGCTATCGTGCACGCTGGACTAGATGTCTTTGGGATAGGTTTTGTGGGTATGTGGTTGGAAGGAAACCAAGAATGGTTCAAGAATTACAGGCAGCCTGTAGTTCACTGTGATGTGTATGCAGTTTGTGGACCTTTCACAATCTGTGACGACAATAAGGATCTGTTCTGTGACTGTATGAAGGGCTTCTCCGTAAGATCACCGAAGGATTGGGAGCTTGACGATCAAACAGGAGGTTGCATCAGGAATACTCCATTAAGTTGTGGAAGTAGCAAGGACAGGACAAGCCTCACAGATAAGTTCTACCCTATGCAAAGTATTAGGTTACCCCACAATGCAGAAAATGTGCAGGCTGCAACCAGTGGAGATGAATGCTCACAGGTTTGCTTGAGCAACTGCTCCTGTACTGCATATTCCTATGGGAAAGATGGCTGCTCCATTTGGCATGATGAGTTGTATAACGTGAAGCAACTATCTGATGCTTCTTCAGACAGAAATGGGGGAGTTCTTTACATTCGCCTTGCTGCAAAAGAGTTGCCAGGttcagaaaagaagaagaatagaAATATAAGTGGTTTTGCCATTGGTGCAAGCACTGCCACTTTGTTTTTGATGATCCTTCTACTGATACTTTGGAGGAGAAAAGGGAAATGGTTTACTCGCACATTGCAAAAGCCTGAGGGTGGCATTGGGGTCGTTGCATTTCGATATATTAATTTGCAACGGGCAACTAAAGCCTTTTCAGAGAAGTTGGGGGGAGGAAGTTTTGGTTCTGTATTTAAGGGGTACCTAGGCAACTCTACCATAGCCGTGAAAAGGCTCGATGGAGCCTATCAAGGAGAGAAGCAATTCAGGGCTGAAGTGAATTCAATTGGAATCATCCAGCATATTAACTTAGTTAAACTGATTGGGTTTTGTTGTGAAGGTGATAACAGGTTACTTGTGTATGAATACATGCCAAACCGCTCCCTTGATGTGTGCTTGTTCGAGGCTAATGATATAGTTTTGGATTGGACTACTAGGTACCAAGTAGCTACTGGAGTTGCAAGAGGTCTTGCTTACTTGCATAATAGTTGTCGGGATTGCATCATACATTGTGATATCAAGCCAGAGAATATACTTCTCGATGCATCTTATGTGCCTAAAATTGCAGATTTTGGAATGGCAAAGATTTTGGGGAGGGAATTTAGCCGTGCAATGACAACAATGAGAGGAACTATTGGATATATGGCTCCTGAATGGATTAGTGGAACAGTTGTTACATCAAAAGTAGATGTTTACAGCTATGGAATGGTTTTGTTTGAGATCATATCAGGAAGGAGGAACTCAAGTCATGAATGTTTCAGGGATGGTGATTATTCATTCTTTTTTCCCATGCAAGTTGCACGCAAACTTCTCAATGGAGACATCGGAAGTCTTGTGGATGCCAGTTTGAAAGGTGACATGAACCTAGTGGAGGTTGAAAGAGCTTGCAAAATTGCATGTTGGTGCATTCAAGACAACGAATTTGATCGACCAACAATGGCTGAGGTGGTACAGGCCCTTGAGGGTCTACTTGAACTCGACATGCCTCCATTGCCAAGACTACTAAGTGCTATCACAGGAGACTCACATTCAGTGACACCACAATATTTTGATTCAGTGTAA
- the LOC107280541 gene encoding G-type lectin S-receptor-like serine/threonine-protein kinase At2g19130 has product MPLALTLLGLLLLSLHISASCAAMDTMTPAQALFGNGKLISSNGKFALGFFQTGSKSSHNTLNWYLGIWYNKIPKLTPVWVANGDNPVTDPNNSELTISGDGGLVILDRSNRSIVWSTRINITTNDTVAMLLNSGNLVLQNFLNSSDALWQSFDYPTHTFLPGAKLGWSKISGLNSRLVSRKNSIDLAPGKYSVELDPSGANQYIFTLLNSSTPYLTSGVWNGQYFPSIPEMAGPFIVNFTFVDNDQEKYFTYSLLDETVVFHHFLDVSGRTKTFVWLEGSQDWVMTYAQPKVQCDVFAVCGPFTICNDNELGFCKCMKGFSIKSPKDWELDDRTDGCMRNTPLDCASNKTASSLTDKFHSMPCVRLPQNGYSIEAATNADKCALVCLSNCSCTAYSYGNGGCLVWHAELFDVKQQQCDGITDTNGGTLYIRLASREEQSQKKNRRGLIIAIALGLSFAALFMLAIALVIWWNKSKRYNCTSNNVEGESGIVAFRYIDLQHATKNFSEKLGEGGFGSVFKGFLHDSRTIAVKKLAGAHQGEKQFRAEVSSIGLIQHINLIKLIGFCCDNDSKLLVYEHMPNRSLDVHLFPTDIKILNWDTRHQIAIGVARGLSYLHDSCRDCIIHCDVKPQNILLSESFTPKIADFGMAKFLGRDFSRVLTTMRGTIGYLAPEWISGVPITPKVDVYSYGMVLLEIVSGRRNSNGGCITGGDKDVYFPVKVAHKLLEGDVESLIDPNLHGDANLTEVERVCKVACWCIQDNEFDRPTMGEVVQILEGIFELDTPPMPRLLQAIAGSSCSIAE; this is encoded by the coding sequence ATGCCTCTCGCCCTCACCCTTCTTGGATTATTACTCTTGTCACTACACATCTCTGCATCTTGTGCTGCCATGGACACCATGACACCTGCGCAAGCGCTCTTTGGAAACGGCAAGCTCATATCCAGCAACGGCAAGTTCGCGCTCGGCTTCTTCCAGACTGGCAGTAAGTCCTCTCATAACACCCTAAATTGGTACCTAGGCATATGGTACAACAAAATCCCCAAGCTAACTCCAGTATGGGTGGCAAACGGTGATAACCCAGTCACAGACCCCAACAATTCAGAGCTCACGATCTCTGGCGATGGCGGGCTCGTCATCTTAGATCGATCCAACAGATCCATCGTTTGGTCTACCCGAATAAATATCACAACTAACGACACAGTTGCCATGCTATTGAACAGCGGAAACCTCGTCCTACAGAATTTCTTGAATTCATCCGATGCGCTGTGGCAAAGCTTTGACTACCCAACACATACTTTCCTCCCTGGTGCAAAACTTGGTTGGAGCAAGATCAGTGGTCTCAATAGCCGTCTGGTTTCTAGGAAGAATTCAATTGACCTAGCTCCTGGCAAATACAGTGTTGAGTTAGATCCAAGTGGTGCGAATCAATACATCTTTACACTGTTGAACTCATCCACACCATATTTGACTAGCGGGGTATGGAATGGCCAATACTTTCCCTCAATTCCAGAGATGGCAGGACCCTTTATAGTAAATTTTACATTTGTCGACAATGATCAAGAGAAGTACTTCACATATAGCTTACTAGATGAGACAGTGGTTTTCCATCATTTCTTGGATGTCTCAGGTCGAACAAAGACATTTGTTTGGCTTGAGGGCTCACAAGATTGGGTAATGACCTATGCACAACCCAAAGTTCAATGTGATGTATTTGCTGTTTGTGGACCTTTCACAATCTGTAACGATAATGAACTTGGGTTCTGCAAGTGCATGAAAGGTTTCTCCATAAAATCACCAAAGGATTGGGAATTAGATGATCGGACAGATGGGTGCATGAGAAATACTCCATTAGACTGTGCTAGCAACAAAACCGCATCAAGTTTGACTGACAAGTTCCATTCTATGCCATGTGTTAGATTGCCTCAAAATGGCTACAGCATTGAAGCTGCTACAAATGCAGATAAATGCGCCCTAGTTTGCCTAAGTAATTGCTCTTGCACTGCATATTCTTATGGCAATGGTGGCTGCTTGGTCTGGCATGCTGAGTTGTTCGATGTAAAACAGCAGCAGTGTGATGGCATAACTGATACTAATGGAGGGACCCTTTACATTCGCCTTGCTTCAAGAGAGGAGCAAAGCCAGAAAAAGAACAGAAGAGGATTGATCATTGCAATTGCCCTTGGTCTAAGCTTCGCTGCTCTGTTTATGCTGGCAATCGCACTAGTGATTTGGTGGAACAAAAGTAAGAGGTATAATTGCACATCAAACAATGTTGAAGGTGAGAGTGGAATTGTTGCGTTTAGATATATTGATCTGCAGCATGCGACTAAAAACTTCTCAGAAAAGCTGGGGGAAGGTGGGTTTGGTTCTGTATTCAAGGGATTTCTCCATGACTCAAGAACTATAGCAGTGAAAAAGCTTGCTGGTGCACATCAAGGAGAAAAACAATTCAGAGCAGAAGTGAGCTCGATTGGACTAATCCAAcatataaatttaataaaactaattggcTTCTGTTGTGACAATGATAGTAAACTGCTTGTTTATGAACACATGCCAAATCGTTCCCTTGATGTTCATCTATTCCCAACtgatattaaaattttgaattgggATACTAGGCATCAAATAGCTATTGGAGTTGCTAGAGGACTATCTTATTTGCATGACAGCTGCCGCGACTGCATTATACACTGTGATGTTAAACCTCAAAACATACTTCTCAGTGAATCATTCACTCCCAAAATTGCAGACTTTGGAATGGCAAAGTTTCTAGGAAGAGATTTTAGTCGAGTTTTGACTACAATGAGAGGAACTATAGGATATCTTGCACCTGAATGGATTAGTGGAGTGCCTATCacaccaaaagttgatgttTATAGCTATGGGATGGTTTTGTTGGAAATTGTTTCAGGAAGGAGGAATTCAAATGGAGGATGTATCACTGGTGGTGACAAAGATGTTTATTTCCCAGTGAAAGTCGCGCATAAGCTTCTGGAGGGAGATGTAGAAAGCTTGATAGATCCCAACTTACATGGCGACGCCAACTTAACAGAGGTTGAGAGAGTTTGCAAGGTTGCTTGTTGGTGTATTCAAGATAATGAGTTCGACCGACCTACTATGGGTGAAGTGGTTCAAATTCTCGAGGGAATATTTGAACTTGACACACCTCCAATGCCAAGACTACTGCAAGCTATTGCCGGAAGCTCTTGTTCTATTGCAGAATAA
- the LOC107280641 gene encoding G-type lectin S-receptor-like serine/threonine-protein kinase At2g19130 has protein sequence MPLLHHVLLGFLLILLYLRTPTSSTATDTVSPGHALVGSDRLVSNNGKFALGFFKPGNESYTNHNSYLGIWFNKVPKLTPLWTANGNNPVVDPTSPELAISGDGNLAILDHATKSIIWSTHANITAKDTIAILLNNGNLVLRSSSNSSIIFWQSFDYPTDTLFPSAKIGWDKVTGLNRRLVSRKNSIDQAPGIYSLELGPNGDGHLLWNSTIAYWSSGQWNGRYFGLTPEMTGALMPNFTFFHNDQEAYFIYTWDNETAIMHAGIDVFGRGLVATWLEESQDWLIYYRQPEVHCDVYAICGPFTICDDNKDPFCDCMKGFSVRSPKDWELDNRTGGCIRNTPLSCGSRTDRTGLTDKFYPVQSIRLPHSAENVKVATSADECSQACLSNCSCTAYSYGKSGCSVWHDELYNVKQLSDSSSDGNGEVLYIRLAAKELQSLERKKSGKITGVTIGASTGGALLLIILLLIVWRRKGKWFTLTLEKPEVGVGIIAFRYIDLQRATKNFSKKLGGGSFGSVFRGYLSNSTIAVKRLDGARQGEKQFRAEVNSIGIIQRINLVKLVGFCCEGDNRLLVYEYMPNSSLDVCLFKANDIVLDWTTRYQIAIGVARGLAYLHTSCRDCIIHCDIKPENILLDASYVPKIADFGMAKILGREFSRAMTTMRGTFGYLAPEWISGTVVTSKVDVYSYGMVFFEIISGRRNSSHENFRDGDYSFFFPMQAARKLLNGDVGSLVDASLEGGVNLVEVERACKIACWCIQDNKFDRPTMGEVVQSLEGLLELDMPPLPRLLNAITGGSHPVTPQYFDSL, from the exons ATGCCTCTCCTTCATCATGTCCTCCTTGgcttcctcctcatcctcctctacCTACGGACTCCGACGAGCTCTACCGCCACGGACACCGTGTCTCCCGGCCACGCACTCGTCGGCAGCGACAGGCTTGTCTCCAACAACGGGAAGTTCGCGCTCGGCTTCTTCAAGCCAGGCAATGAGTCCTACACCAACCACAATTCCTACCTTGGCATATGGTTCAACAAGGTCCCCAAGCTAACCCCACTGTGGACTGCCAACGGTAATAACCCGGTGGTGGACCCCACTTCACCGGAGCTCGCAATATCCGGTGATGGAAACTTGGCCATCTTGGATCATGCCACCAAGTCGATCATATGGTCCACCCATGCCAACATCACTGCCAAGGACACCATTGCCATACTGTTGAACAACGGGAATCTTGTCCTACGAAGCTCCTCAAATTCATCCATAATCTTCTGGCAGAGCTTCGACTACCCAACAGATACACTTTTCCCCAGTGCGAAGATTGGCTGGGACAAGGTCACCGGCCTGAACCGTCGTCTTGTTTCTAGGAAGAACTCGATTGATCAAGCTCCTGGTATATACTCCTTGGAGTTAGGGCCCAATGGGGATGGTCATCTGCTATGGAACTCAACCATAGCGTATTGGTCCAGCGGACAGTGGAACGGCCGATATTTTGGCCTAACACCGGAGATGACAGGCGCTCTCATGCCGAATTTCACATTTTTCCACAATGACCAAGAGGCTTACTTCATATACACCTGGGATAATGAGACGGCGATCATGCACGCCGGAATAGATGTCTTCGGCAGAGGTTTGGTGGCCACATGGTTGGAGGAATCGCAGGACTGGTTGATCTATTACAGGCAGCCTGAAGTTCATTGTGATGTGTATGCAATCTGTGGACCATTCACAATCTGCGACGACAATAAGGATCCGTTCTGCGACTGTATGAAGGGCTTCTCTGTAAGATCACCAAAGGACTGGGAGCTTGACAATCGAACAGGAGGGTGCATCAGGAATACTCCGTTAAGTTGTGGCAGTAGAACGGACAGAACAGGCCTCACAGATAAATTCTACCCTGTGCAAAGTATTAGGTTGCCTCACAGTGCCGAAAATGTGAAGGTTGCTACCAGTGCAGATGAATGCTCACAGGCATGCTTGAGCAACTGCTCCTGTACTGCTTATTCCTATGGGAAAAGTGGCTGCTCTGTTTGGCATGATGAGTTGTACAATGTAAAGCAACTATCTGATTCTTCTTCTGATGGAAACGGGGAAGTTCTTTACATTCGCCTTGCTGCGAAAGAGTTGCAAAGTTTAGAAAGGAAGAAGAGTGGAAAAATAACTGGCGTTACCATTGGTGCAAGCACCGGTGGCGCTTTGCTTTTGATTATCCTTCTATTGATAGTTTGGAGAAGGAAAGGGAAATGGTTTACTCTCACACTGGAAAAGCCTGAGGTTGGCGTTGGGATCATTGCATTTAGATATATTGATTTGCAACGGGCAACTAAAAACTTTTCTAAGAAGTTGGGGGGAGGCAGTTTTGGTTCTGTATTTAGA GGCTACCTAAGCAACTCTACCATAGCAGTGAAAAGGCTTGATGGTGCCCGTCAAGGAGAGAAGCAGTTCAGGGCTGAAGTGAATTCAATTGGAATCATCCAACGTATTAACTTAGTTAAATTGGTCGGGTTTTGTTGCGAAGGTGATAATAGGTTACTTGTGTATGAATACATGCCAAACAGCTCCCTTGATGTGTGTTTATTCAAGGCTAATGATATAGTTTTGGATTGGACTACTAGATATCAAATAGCTATTGGAGTTGCCAGAGGCCTTGCCTACTTGCATACTAGTTGTCGGGATTGCATCATACATTGTGACATCAAGCCAGAGAATATACTTCTGGATGCATCTTATGTGCCTAAAATTGCAGATTTTGGAATGGCAAAGATTTTGGGGAGAGAATTTAGCCGTGCTATGACTACAATGAGAGGAACTTTTGGATATCTGGCTCCTGAATGGATTAGTGGAACAGTTGTTACATCTAAAGTAGATGTTTACAGCTACGGGATGGTCTTTTTTGAGATCATATCGGGAAGAAGGAACTCAAGTCATGAAAATTTCAGGGATGGTGATTATTCATTCTTTTTTCCCATGCAAGCTGCACGCAAGCTTCTCAATGGAGACGTTGGAAGTCTTGTGGATGCTAGTTTGGAAGGCGGTGTGAACCTCGTTGAGGTTGAAAGAGCTTGCAAAATTGCATGCTGGTGTATTCAAGATAACAAATTTGATCGACCAACAATGGGCGAGGTGGTACAGTCTCTTGAGGGTCTACTTGAACTCGACATGCCTCCATTACCAAGACTACTAAATGCTATCACAGGAGGCTCACATCCAGTGACACCACAATATTTTGATTCACTATAA